From one Lotus japonicus ecotype B-129 chromosome 3, LjGifu_v1.2 genomic stretch:
- the LOC130743294 gene encoding interactor of constitutive active ROPs 3-like — protein MNHLHYLVGSHSVVGNMEFQLKDSTCSEPSQGQTLVNETLEQLDNAKIIVESIRDNVAKFVHDHNSTALDAAFCFFRYEVARLRSVIESAETKFLEERIRNMVKIKNVYESMELMKSESRQREFELQAELKTKEADIEELKANLMDKEIKLQGIVKENEKLNLNMMLGKSLISRKREYDLGKEFRRLDECAEKLNGDHMDKQATLQSLYEENIMLKFQIGKATMKLEIVTEEAVRLAEQMEVLQEEMFETKEELRRVKVQSDQWRKAVEAAASMISAENNEKLTERSLSLDNKCNPPRNRPSNFAEENNDDFQRKKDGNMLKKIKGLWKKYIK, from the coding sequence AATCATCTACATTACTTAGTTGGATCTCATTCTGTTGTGGGGAACATGGAATTCCAACTCAAGGATTCCACATGCTCAGAGCCATCTCAAGGTCAAACATTGGTCAATGAGACTTTGGAGCAACTTGACAATGCAAAAATAATAGTGGAGTCTATAAGAGATAATGTTGCCAAATTTGTTCACGACCACAACTCTACTGCTTTGGATGCTGCATTTTGTTTCTTCAGGTATGAGGTAGCAAGATTGAGGTCTGTCATAGAGTCTGCTGAGACTAAGTTTTTGGAAGAACGGATTCGGAACATGGTCAAGATCAAGAATGTTTATGAGTCAATGGAGCTAATGAAATCAGAATCAAGACAGAGAGAGTTTGAGCTACAAGCTGAGCTGAAAACAAAGGAAGCTGATATTGAAGAATTGAAGGCAAACCTGATGGATAAGGAAATCAAGTTGCAGGGTATTGTGAAGGAGAATGAGAAATTGAATTTGAATATGATGCTTGGAAAAAGCTTAATTTCACGCAAAAGGGAATATGATCTTGGAAAAGAGTTTAGAAGATTGGATGAGTGCGCAGAAAAACTGAATGGCGATCACATGGACAAGCAGGCAACATTACAAAGTTTATATGAAGAGAATATAATGCTGAAGTTTCAAATAGGGAAGGCCACGATGAAACTTGAGATTGTCACGGAGGAGGCAGTGAGGTTGGCTGAGCAGATGGAAGTGCTACAAGAAGAAATgtttgaaacaaaagaagaactGAGAAGGGTGAAGGTGCAATCTGATCAATGGAGGAAGGCTGTGGAAGCTGCCGCTTCCATGATTTCTGCAGAGAACAATGAGAAACTCACTGAGAGGTCTTTGTCTTTGGATAACAAATGCAACCCTCCTAGGAATAGGCCCTCTAATTTCGCTGAAGAAAATAATGATGATTTCCAGAGAAAGAAAGATGGCAACATGTTGAAGAAGATTAAAGGGTTatggaaaaaatatataaagtaG